Proteins from one Bombus affinis isolate iyBomAffi1 chromosome 1, iyBomAffi1.2, whole genome shotgun sequence genomic window:
- the LOC126915207 gene encoding ubiquitin carboxyl-terminal hydrolase 36: MPAVSICDPVAATLRRTLETNQSRTSDDLTANLVTSASRILQSEIQYKEVDDYQTTILDQLKAKYIVLSLPNSENSDDKIKDGANYLKKNEKLSKELSLPEPTVTLYSPKKVSLGWKGTFPVGAGMYNVGNTCYLNSTLQALFHVPALVNWLLSDSHHTSKCEQNDGGGECLTCAVAKTLQSSHQKSGCAIKPFYIYNKLKLICRTMVPGQQEDAHEFLRYLLEGMEKAYLARHKASKLDSYSKETTPINQIFGGYIRTEVKCLQCRHVSTTFQHFQDLLVDIRKASTLDEALSSYFSREQLDNNDYKCEACKRRVPATKQFSLERPPKVLCVQLKRFSVLGGKISKHIGFKQTIDMGPYLWKEPGEPTQSLTYKLMSIVTHMGPSVNCGHYTAVAKVSTGQYYSFDDSCVRPLSLSNVFSTNAYIMIFEMEQQTQSQVQAQQTVKLNGTMTVNNTLSPSGSPMNKTITPKASTSGLHSLNGLINGTSISKDNTDNSETNLQISTNKNAGLQFNTQKSTNFIGPQLPQKLQDKSQPRLIMHIKNGKILNGNSLVPYDGSSEEEDVSSIGTLKNHTNSNTLAKTNTSASTTNGTQKCSQTKNGSPKVNLNVSKTNGSSVSQNQSNVTQCTKTQNGSSCSTITSTIKYQNGKSETNGKTENSNNNNKNKWHQSVRKTGQDDKVITKASSSSMKGWQVSKDTSFSATSTATPNGWSVTDKEDIHKISQNNSTPSAAALRDFNGTNRSDTVSHLLKMSHRGYGSSSVTNWNGNRTHLDREVDNDRREERKRHFNADDEEIDRGRVKKVKDHRTYDERSNSGYNPFQEYQNGKTWNRSLGGYYRRHYYNTSNNARPRHGRNYRPPHYRYHNHSRAHWQRE; the protein is encoded by the exons ATGCCTGCTGTAAGCATTTGTGACCCAGTTGCGGCCACTCTTCGTCGTACATTGGAAACTAATCAGTCCAGAACATCGGATGACTTAACAGCAAATTTAGTTACCAGTGCATCAAGAATTCTTCAGTCAGAAATTCAATATAAAGAAGTTGATGATTATCAAACAACAATTCTAGATCAACTTAAAGCAAAATACATTGTATTAAGTTTACCAAATTCTGAAAACTCagatgataaaataaaagatggtgcaaattatttaaagaaaaatgaaaaactatCTAAAGAACTCAGTTTGCCAGAGCCAACAGTTACTTTATATTCCCCAAAGAAAGTTAGCCTAGGGTGGAAGGGTACATTTCCTGTTGGGGCTGGCATGTATAATGTTGGAAATACATGCTATTTAAATAGTACTCTTCAAGCTCTGTTTCATGTACCAGCGCTTGTAAATTGGTTATTGTCAGACTCTCATCATACATCAAAGTGTGAACAAAATG ATGGAGGTGGGGAATGTCTTACATGTGCAGTGGCTAAGACTTTACAATCTAGTCACCAAAAATCAGGATGTGCTATCAAGCCATTCTACatatataacaaattaaaac TTATTTGTCGAACCATGGTGCCAGGACAACAAGAAGATGCTCATGAGTTTTTACGTTATTTATTAGAAGGCATGGAAAAAGCCTACTTAGCAAGACACAAAGCTAGTAAACTAGACAGCTATTCTAAAGAAACAACACCTATCAACCAAATTTTTGGTGGTTACATTCGTACTGAAGTAAAGTGTCTACAATGTCGACATGTTTCCACTACTTTCCAACACTTtcaa GACTTATTAGTTGATATACGTAAAGCAAGCACTTTGGATGAAGCATTAAGTAGCTATTTTAGCCGTGAACAACTAGATAACAATGATTACAAATGTGAAGCTTGCAAAAGAAGAGTTCCTGCTACGAAACAATTTAGTTTAGAACGACCCCCTAAAGTGCTTTGTGTGCAATTAAAAAGATTCAGCGTTCTAGGAGGAAAAATATCTAAGCATATAGGTTTCAAGCAAACTATAGATATGGGCCCTTATCTTTGGAAAGAACCAGGGGAACCTACGCAGTCACTTACATATAAGCTTATGTCAATAGTTACACATATGGGTCCATCAGTTAATTGCGGGCATTATACTGCAGTTGCGAAAGTCTCAACGGGCCAATATTATTCCTTTGATGATTCTTGT GTTCGTCCACTTAGTTTGAGTAATGTATTCAGTACAAATGCTTACATAATGATCTTTGAGATGGAACAACAAACGCAATCTCAGGTTCAAGCTCAACAGACTGTCAAATTAAATGGTACAATGACTGTGAACAACACATTATCTCCATCAGGAAGCCCTATGAATAAAACTATAACTCCCAAGGCATCAACATCTGGATTACACTCATTAAATGGATTAATCAATGGCACATCAATTAGTAAAGATAACACAGATAATTCAGAAACGAATTTACAGATATCAACAAATAAAAATGCGGGACTTCAATTTAATACCCAAAAAAGCACGAACTTTATCGGGCCACAGTTACcacaaaaattacaagataagtCTCAACCAAGATTAATTATGCAcattaaaaatgggaaaatttTAAATGGAAATAGCTTAGTTCCTTATGATGGATCTAGTGAAGAAGAAGATGTTAGTTCTATTGGAACATTAAAAAATcatacaaattcaaatacgcTTGCAAAAACAAACACTTCTGCTAGTACTACTAATGGTACACAGAAATGTTCCCAGACAAAAAATGGTTCTCCTAAAGTAAATCTTAATGTATCAAAGACAAATGGTAGTAGTGTATCTCAGAATCAAAGTAATGTAACGCAATGTACAAAAACACAAAATGGTTCTAGCTGTAGTACCATTACAAGtacaataaaatatcaaaatggtAAATCAGAAACAAATGGTAAGACagaaaatagtaataataataacaaaaataagTGGCATCAATCTGTTAGAAAAACAGGACAGGATGATAAAGTAATTACAAAAGCTTCAAGCAGTAGTATGAAAGGTTGGCAAGTTTCAAAGGATACATCTTTTTCTGCTACATCAACTGCAACACCAAACGGATGGTCCGTGACTGATAA gGAAGATATCCATAAAATTAGCCAAAATAATAGCACGCCGAGTGCTGCAGCTTTAAGAGATTTCAATGGAACAAATCGTTCCGATACGGTTTCCCATTTATTAAAGATGTCTCACCGTGGTTATGGCAGTTCTTCGG TTACAAATTGGAATGGTAACAGAACACACTTAGATAGAGAAGTTGATAATGATAGAAGGGAAGAACGTAAGCGACATTTCAATGCAGATGATGAAGAAATAGATCGTGGTCGAGTCAAGAAAGTAAAAGATCATCGAACGTATGATGAAAGAAGTAACTCGGGCTATAATCCTTTCCAGGAATATCAAAATGGCAAAACGT
- the LOC126915413 gene encoding uncharacterized protein LOC126915413: MITALPVPSVKVFHKTYYQEKGSRIGNSQPGSPLAENEAVLALVDKEPPEYYFCGKVNSLHVVVGSLLLGAVVLVVGLVQLAPGAEAAQNSTALIVVGCSLLVIGVFLAPLRALCIKKQKAGQKDGTHQRSVTSIDMLLAQHRDFTVLTPDELEDLVGRPTSALENKIRKQGHNT, from the exons ATGATCACGGCGTTGCCAGTGCCCTCGGTGAAGGTCTTCCACAAAACTTACTATCAGGAAAAAGGATCCAGGATAGGGAACAGTCAACCTGGAAGTCCTTTGGCCGAGAATGAAGCAGTGCTAGCGCTAGTTGACAAAGAACCTCCGGAATATTACTTTTGTGGCAAG GTCAATTCTTTACACGTGGTAGTTGGATCACTGCTGTTGGGCGCAGTGGTGTTGGTGGTCGGTCTGGTACAACTTGCACCTGGTGCAGAAGCTGCACAAAACTCCACCGCCCTTATCGTCGTTGGATGCAGTTTGCTGGTGATTGGCGTGTTCCTCGCGCCTCTCAGAGCTTTGTGCATCAAGAAACAAAAGGCTGGTCAGAAGGATGGAACACATCAAAGAAGTGTTACTAGCATAGACATGCTTTTGGCCCAACACAG AGACTTCACAGTGCTGACGCCTGATGAATTGGAAGATCTCGTCGGCCGACCAACCTCCGCTCTGGAGAATAAAATCCGCAAACAGGGACACAATACCTAG